A part of Maridesulfovibrio hydrothermalis AM13 = DSM 14728 genomic DNA contains:
- a CDS encoding MATE family efflux transporter, with translation MTDTHNNQPHPFELNPNKTLLTLAVPVLFSMIAEPLTGLVDTAFVARLGPEALASLGIGTMVFSSVFWVFGFLGIGTQTEVAQSLGKGDLDRASSLCWLAVAISVVLGLVLGFGVLPLLGQIAGWMGGSGEVSKLAVDYMSYRLLGAPAMLVVLSCFGSLRGYQDMRSPLWIAVGMNLINVVLDWVLVFGVGPFPEMGVAGAALASAVSQWIGAVWAVLIVRKHYGFNTGFSLADARRLFSIGGDMFVRTGCVCLFLLLCTRFATKAGADSGAAHQAIRQFFVFLALFLDAFAISGHSLVGYFVGRADRINGRKVAALVCKWSFATGIVLTVAMYLGQQPVAWMLVPPEAAMEFAPAWLAVTFLQPINALSFATDGIHLGTGDFRYLRNAMLIAVSSSTVVLFAVDYFQPQNMLLWIWIVAGLWTSLRALLGVIRIWPGIGDGPLSVSNEHA, from the coding sequence ATGACAGACACTCACAATAATCAACCACATCCTTTCGAACTCAACCCTAATAAGACGTTGCTGACACTGGCGGTTCCTGTGCTTTTTTCTATGATAGCAGAACCGCTTACCGGACTGGTTGATACGGCTTTTGTAGCAAGACTGGGGCCTGAGGCTTTGGCCTCGCTAGGTATTGGAACTATGGTTTTTTCGTCTGTTTTTTGGGTGTTTGGTTTTCTGGGGATAGGAACTCAGACCGAGGTTGCGCAGTCACTGGGTAAAGGTGATTTAGATAGAGCTTCTTCGCTATGCTGGCTGGCTGTGGCCATTTCGGTTGTGCTGGGGCTGGTGCTTGGATTTGGTGTGCTGCCGTTGCTTGGACAAATTGCGGGGTGGATGGGCGGTAGCGGCGAAGTAAGTAAGCTGGCTGTTGACTATATGAGCTATCGGTTGCTGGGTGCTCCGGCAATGCTGGTTGTGCTCTCTTGTTTTGGGTCATTGCGCGGTTATCAGGATATGCGCTCGCCGCTGTGGATAGCGGTGGGGATGAATTTAATTAATGTTGTGCTGGATTGGGTGCTGGTGTTCGGGGTCGGGCCATTTCCTGAAATGGGTGTAGCCGGAGCTGCTCTTGCCAGTGCTGTAAGCCAGTGGATAGGGGCGGTATGGGCTGTTCTGATTGTACGAAAACACTACGGCTTCAATACGGGATTTAGTCTGGCTGATGCACGGAGACTGTTCAGCATCGGTGGGGATATGTTTGTGCGCACCGGCTGTGTGTGTTTGTTTTTGCTGCTCTGTACCCGGTTTGCAACGAAGGCCGGTGCTGATTCAGGTGCGGCGCATCAGGCTATCAGGCAATTTTTCGTTTTTTTGGCATTGTTTCTGGATGCATTTGCGATCAGCGGCCATTCTCTTGTAGGATATTTTGTTGGGCGTGCTGACCGGATTAATGGGCGCAAAGTCGCTGCGCTGGTTTGTAAATGGAGCTTTGCTACCGGGATTGTTTTGACTGTGGCTATGTATCTGGGCCAGCAGCCGGTTGCGTGGATGCTGGTCCCTCCGGAAGCGGCAATGGAATTCGCTCCGGCATGGCTTGCGGTAACCTTTTTGCAGCCGATTAATGCGTTGTCTTTTGCAACTGACGGTATCCATCTTGGAACCGGTGATTTCAGGTACTTGCGTAATGCCATGCTGATTGCGGTAAGCAGCAGCACGGTGGTTCTTTTTGCTGTTGATTATTTTCAGCCGCAAAATATGCTGCTGTGGATTTGGATTGTAGCGGGCTTGTGGACTTCGCTCAGGGCTTTGCTTGGAGTGATCCGTATCTGGCCCGGAATTGGTGACGGGCCGTTATCTGTTTCAAATGAGCACGCCTGA
- a CDS encoding sirohydrochlorin cobaltochelatase, with the protein MQYRFGDKVKVLPALILVCVLMFPAFALAGHGDAKPVKKGIMLAAFGSSMPETQVAFDSIEKAVKKAFPGVPVRWSYSSAIIRNILAKEGRAVDSPVTAMAKMMDEGFTHVAVQSLHTIPGEEYFGIVKTVEAFEGMPKGMSKVTVGKPLLYSDDDMQRTVKAIIANIPKDRKAEDAVVLMGHGTHHGANIYYPGSQYYFSQADPKIFVGTVEGAPTLDAVKELLAKSKVKKVYLMPYMSVAGDHARNDMAGPESDSWKSELTKDGYKCVSVLKGTAEFPQVVDIWVDHLKVAFKHLGDH; encoded by the coding sequence ATGCAGTATCGTTTTGGGGACAAAGTTAAAGTTCTCCCCGCACTAATCCTGGTATGTGTTTTGATGTTTCCCGCTTTTGCTCTGGCAGGGCATGGCGATGCAAAGCCTGTTAAAAAAGGTATTATGCTTGCTGCTTTCGGTTCAAGCATGCCTGAAACTCAGGTGGCTTTTGACAGCATTGAAAAAGCAGTCAAAAAAGCTTTCCCCGGTGTCCCTGTGCGCTGGTCATACTCTTCCGCGATTATCCGTAATATTCTGGCAAAAGAAGGCCGTGCAGTAGACTCTCCGGTTACAGCAATGGCTAAAATGATGGATGAAGGATTCACCCATGTGGCAGTGCAGTCCCTGCATACCATTCCCGGCGAAGAATACTTCGGCATTGTTAAAACAGTGGAAGCTTTTGAAGGCATGCCTAAAGGGATGAGCAAGGTTACTGTAGGTAAACCACTGCTTTATTCTGATGATGATATGCAGAGAACTGTCAAAGCGATTATCGCTAATATTCCTAAAGACCGTAAAGCTGAAGATGCTGTAGTGCTCATGGGGCATGGTACACATCACGGTGCTAATATTTATTACCCCGGATCTCAGTACTATTTTTCACAGGCCGATCCCAAAATCTTCGTGGGAACTGTTGAAGGAGCACCAACTCTTGATGCTGTGAAAGAGCTTCTTGCTAAGAGTAAAGTTAAGAAAGTTTATCTCATGCCTTACATGTCTGTTGCCGGCGACCACGCCCGTAATGATATGGCTGGTCCTGAGTCCGATTCCTGGAAATCAGAGCTGACCAAAGATGGATATAAGTGTGTTTCCGTGCTTAAGGGAACTGCTGAATTTCCACAGGTTGTAGATATCTGGGTTGATCATCTGAAAGTTGCTTTTAAGCACCTTGGCGATCATTAA
- the cobI gene encoding precorrin-2 C(20)-methyltransferase codes for MSKLGKIYGIGVGPGDSDLLTVRAVKILEKVDVVFAASSTKNDYSNSLAIASEYINETCEVVKLGYPMTRDKDILQQAWEDNCHTAVKYISQGKNAAFLTLGDPLIYSTFGYMMQTMNRIHPEVEFEVVPGITSYQAAAAKSKQVLVESGQNLLLTSGVADPEKFSQTLEAVDNAVILKAYRNFPELREIVGGMKKMNVKFYTRLGMDGEAIYLDINEVPEKTHYLSLMLLTAACGD; via the coding sequence ATGAGTAAGTTAGGAAAAATATACGGTATCGGAGTAGGTCCCGGAGATTCAGATTTGCTGACCGTGAGAGCTGTTAAGATACTTGAAAAAGTAGATGTGGTCTTTGCTGCATCATCGACAAAAAATGATTATTCCAATTCCCTTGCAATCGCCTCTGAATATATCAACGAAACTTGTGAAGTTGTAAAACTCGGTTATCCCATGACGCGCGATAAGGATATTTTACAACAGGCATGGGAAGATAACTGTCATACTGCCGTTAAATATATATCGCAGGGAAAAAATGCCGCTTTTCTAACTCTGGGTGATCCGCTGATTTACTCAACTTTCGGTTATATGATGCAAACTATGAACAGGATTCATCCTGAAGTTGAGTTTGAAGTTGTACCGGGTATCACTTCTTATCAAGCCGCAGCTGCAAAATCAAAACAGGTTTTGGTCGAATCCGGTCAAAATCTGCTTTTAACATCAGGTGTTGCCGATCCTGAAAAGTTTTCGCAGACACTTGAAGCTGTAGACAATGCCGTGATTTTAAAAGCCTACCGCAATTTTCCAGAGCTGCGAGAAATTGTAGGCGGCATGAAAAAAATGAATGTCAAATTTTATACCCGCTTAGGCATGGATGGCGAAGCTATTTATCTGGACATAAATGAAGTTCCGGAAAAAACGCATTATCTGTCACTTATGCTTTTGACTGCCGCCTGCGGGGACTAG
- a CDS encoding aminotransferase class IV — protein sequence MIKKVDSEEYIDAMLSAMRAGTEKVCAFYEHRIGLVCTDPKLMLMPWDDHLVHRGDGVFESMKFVDGKMYQLDPHLRRMKRSARSIHLEPPCSWKEMADIILEVAGASGCDSGMVRVLLGRGGGGFGIDLNECPVPSLYIVIYKYEPKPEEWYEKGLTAFKTSIPAKQPYLATIKSIDYLPNVLMKREATEKGFNLPFCFDSMSFLAEGATENVCIVNTAGTILVPQFTNALAGTTLTRAIQLIADEVEVDYVAISEDDILMAKEVIVCGTSIDTVGVVRYNKKPIHDVRPGPVCKRMRELLQKDLQETGTPIIKN from the coding sequence TTGATTAAAAAAGTTGACAGTGAAGAATATATTGATGCCATGCTTTCCGCCATGCGTGCGGGAACCGAAAAAGTCTGCGCTTTTTATGAACATCGTATCGGGCTGGTCTGCACAGATCCGAAACTGATGCTTATGCCCTGGGATGACCATCTGGTTCACCGCGGTGACGGCGTATTTGAAAGCATGAAATTCGTTGACGGGAAAATGTACCAGCTTGACCCGCACCTGCGCAGAATGAAACGTTCAGCGCGTTCTATCCACTTAGAACCACCTTGTTCATGGAAAGAAATGGCTGACATAATCCTTGAAGTAGCAGGCGCCTCCGGCTGTGATTCCGGCATGGTGCGCGTTCTGCTAGGCAGAGGGGGAGGCGGATTCGGTATTGATCTGAATGAATGCCCTGTTCCGTCACTGTACATAGTCATTTACAAATACGAGCCGAAGCCGGAAGAATGGTACGAAAAAGGATTAACCGCCTTCAAAACGTCCATTCCGGCAAAACAGCCTTACCTTGCAACAATCAAATCCATCGACTACCTGCCCAACGTTCTCATGAAACGCGAGGCTACTGAAAAAGGCTTTAATTTACCATTCTGCTTTGACAGCATGAGCTTTCTGGCTGAAGGAGCAACGGAAAATGTCTGTATTGTAAATACAGCAGGAACAATTCTGGTTCCGCAATTCACCAATGCATTAGCAGGGACAACACTGACCCGGGCCATCCAGCTAATCGCAGATGAGGTGGAGGTTGACTATGTGGCAATATCCGAAGACGATATTCTGATGGCAAAAGAAGTCATTGTCTGCGGAACATCTATCGATACAGTAGGCGTGGTGCGCTATAACAAAAAGCCCATCCACGATGTCCGCCCCGGTCCGGTCTGCAAGCGTATGCGTGAATTACTGCAAAAAGATCTTCAGGAAACCGGAACTCCTATTATTAAGAATTAG
- a CDS encoding ABC transporter substrate-binding protein has product MFRRCFFLLAAVISVCTFCGVSTAQAEISIIDDFGNKVVMRAPAKRIVALYGSFNEVLYAMNLGHRLVGRTAADHYPPQIVTLPSIGTHMRPNPELIVALKPDLVLQMAGRLQAATALDPIKARGIPAAMFKVASFDELFSMIYRIGVLTGEVDSAENLVDSMTRRLEKVTEKCSTVSGKRFVFFEVRYPNLLAAGQGSIVADIIRKAGGINCVVNSKKIVRMGEEELLRIDPEYYVYQTGRMNQSPVKPNERAHFKMIKAVRTNKILQVDESVFSRPGPRNVEAVEILADFLLNSNKEK; this is encoded by the coding sequence GTGTTCCGCAGGTGCTTTTTTCTCCTTGCTGCGGTCATTAGCGTCTGCACATTTTGCGGCGTCAGCACTGCGCAGGCTGAAATTTCCATAATCGACGATTTTGGGAATAAAGTTGTGATGCGTGCTCCTGCCAAGCGGATTGTGGCTTTATATGGTTCTTTTAACGAAGTCCTTTATGCTATGAATTTAGGTCACAGGCTTGTCGGACGCACTGCGGCTGACCACTATCCTCCGCAGATAGTGACCCTGCCGTCTATCGGTACGCATATGCGCCCGAATCCTGAGCTTATCGTGGCTTTGAAACCGGATTTGGTTTTGCAGATGGCCGGCCGCTTGCAAGCGGCAACAGCTCTTGATCCCATTAAGGCCAGAGGAATTCCGGCTGCAATGTTTAAAGTTGCTTCTTTTGATGAACTGTTTTCAATGATTTATCGGATTGGAGTTCTGACCGGTGAAGTAGACAGTGCTGAGAATTTAGTGGATTCCATGACCCGAAGACTTGAGAAAGTCACTGAAAAGTGCAGCACTGTTTCGGGGAAACGGTTTGTTTTTTTTGAAGTGCGTTACCCGAATCTTCTCGCCGCCGGTCAGGGATCGATTGTGGCAGATATTATCCGCAAAGCGGGCGGTATTAATTGTGTAGTCAATTCTAAAAAAATTGTGCGCATGGGGGAAGAAGAGCTTTTGCGTATTGATCCTGAATATTATGTATACCAGACCGGTCGTATGAATCAGTCACCGGTTAAACCCAATGAGCGCGCTCATTTTAAAATGATTAAAGCCGTCAGAACAAATAAAATTCTACAAGTAGACGAGTCCGTTTTTTCCCGGCCCGGTCCGCGTAATGTGGAAGCCGTTGAAATTCTGGCAGATTTTCTATTAAATAGTAATAAAGAGAAATAA
- a CDS encoding ABC transporter ATP-binding protein: protein MIRVQNLSAGYAGRKVLSGMNLDFRSGSMTAVLGPNGSGKTTLVSSISGVLKAMAGSISVNGCNVRDYHPRKLAEIMAVLPQKVEPAFGLTVKSMVMMGRYAHGSGFFGYDSEDEKICADAIETVGISHLAERSVSELSGGEFQRVLMARTVAQQADIMVLDEAASGIDIAGKIELFDLLRKMNRNGATIVCVIHDLNLAALYFDRLVFLSSGKVKLDGSPEEVITRENISSVYNTSVAIVEHPELGVPQVLFSPCCGH from the coding sequence ATGATCAGGGTTCAAAATTTAAGTGCCGGATACGCAGGGCGCAAGGTTCTGAGCGGTATGAATCTGGATTTTAGGTCCGGTTCTATGACCGCCGTACTTGGTCCAAATGGGAGTGGCAAGACCACGCTGGTATCATCCATATCAGGTGTGCTGAAAGCTATGGCTGGAAGCATCAGCGTAAATGGTTGCAATGTTCGGGATTATCATCCCCGTAAGCTTGCAGAGATTATGGCTGTGCTGCCTCAGAAAGTGGAACCCGCTTTTGGGCTGACTGTAAAATCTATGGTCATGATGGGCCGGTATGCTCATGGTTCAGGCTTTTTCGGCTATGATAGTGAAGATGAAAAAATATGTGCCGATGCTATCGAAACTGTAGGAATAAGCCATTTAGCAGAACGATCTGTCTCTGAGCTGTCAGGCGGTGAATTTCAGCGTGTGCTCATGGCCCGCACTGTTGCGCAGCAGGCCGATATTATGGTTTTGGATGAGGCTGCCTCGGGGATAGATATTGCTGGGAAAATTGAACTTTTTGATCTGCTCCGTAAAATGAACCGCAACGGCGCAACCATTGTTTGTGTTATACATGATTTGAATCTTGCGGCTCTGTATTTTGACCGTTTAGTTTTTTTGTCTTCGGGCAAAGTAAAGCTTGATGGCTCACCTGAAGAAGTTATTACAAGGGAAAATATTTCAAGTGTATACAATACCTCTGTGGCAATTGTGGAGCATCCTGAGCTTGGTGTTCCGCAGGTGCTTTTTTCTCCTTGCTGCGGTCATTAG
- a CDS encoding FecCD family ABC transporter permease, with amino-acid sequence MDITGKRRAQAVIVLSLLVPVSIFAACLFGAYSTDSGQVLAVFKSFIGLGTEKVDSALSFIVIDLRLSRVCLSFLVGMSLAVAGTVYQGILRNPLADPFTLGVSSGAAFGASLAIFSGSTMLGAGLWEKFGTLFLPLAALAGAMAALSAVLVLGRIGGRLRRETMVLAGIVVATFLSALISLLKSLDEESVTSIVFWIMGSFQGRGWDHLNLFLPYFIAGMIPLIYYSRELDILSLGETQARHLGMDVSRVRMFLLIGSGLLTGAAVAVSGIIGFVGLIVPHLVRMFQGAEHRPLLLSSSLLGGLLLVWSDVIARSLLSGGEELPVGVVTALLGGPFFCIVLRSGFGGGRS; translated from the coding sequence ATGGATATTACAGGTAAAAGAAGAGCGCAGGCGGTTATTGTCCTGTCATTGCTGGTTCCTGTCTCCATCTTTGCCGCCTGTCTTTTTGGTGCATACAGCACTGATTCCGGTCAAGTTCTGGCAGTTTTTAAGTCTTTTATCGGACTTGGTACTGAAAAAGTAGATTCCGCATTATCTTTTATTGTGATTGATCTGCGTCTGAGCCGGGTCTGTCTGTCTTTTCTGGTAGGTATGTCCTTAGCTGTTGCGGGTACAGTTTATCAGGGAATACTGCGTAATCCGCTGGCTGATCCTTTTACTTTAGGAGTAAGCAGCGGGGCGGCATTCGGAGCCAGTCTGGCCATTTTTTCAGGATCAACCATGCTCGGAGCGGGGTTGTGGGAGAAGTTCGGAACCCTTTTTCTACCGCTTGCAGCTCTTGCCGGAGCTATGGCGGCTCTAAGTGCTGTGCTGGTTCTGGGCAGAATAGGTGGACGGCTGCGGCGTGAAACTATGGTTCTGGCCGGAATTGTTGTTGCTACGTTTCTCTCTGCGTTGATTTCTTTGCTGAAATCCCTTGATGAAGAATCCGTAACCAGCATTGTTTTTTGGATTATGGGAAGTTTTCAGGGACGCGGATGGGATCATTTGAATCTGTTTTTGCCCTATTTTATTGCCGGGATGATACCCCTTATTTATTATTCGCGGGAATTAGATATTCTTTCACTTGGTGAAACGCAGGCCCGCCATCTGGGTATGGACGTTTCGCGGGTACGTATGTTTCTTTTGATCGGTTCTGGATTATTAACCGGAGCGGCGGTTGCTGTTTCTGGTATCATCGGATTTGTCGGGCTGATTGTTCCACATCTGGTGAGGATGTTTCAGGGAGCGGAGCACCGGCCGCTGCTGCTTTCCTCTTCACTTCTCGGTGGGTTATTGCTGGTCTGGTCTGATGTTATTGCCCGTTCGCTGCTTTCCGGCGGGGAGGAACTGCCTGTAGGGGTGGTGACTGCTCTCTTGGGTGGACCTTTTTTCTGCATAGTTTTGCGCTCCGGTTTTGGCGGAGGCAGATCATGA